The region TTTAAAAAAGTTCAAACGTAACCCAACACATGAAAAATCACTAATCCACCAAAATTGtgtaattatttataatttctATATCATTACTGAAAGCTCTACGAATATTTGTTATATAATGTGAAGATATGGATATTCatttacttttaatttaatatatattctttattttttattcaattttattatttataagaTGCAATAACTTcgctaaaaattatttattatatgaaaattgattgttcatataaaattattcatatattttttttatattcattTATGTTAAATACaagttttatttatatatatatattgtttttatctttctttttcttcattgaCCCTAagacattcatttttttttgtgatattTTGTATTTCATGTTTAACTCTTATTTAATTGGCTTAAAATCATTTCATGCCCCCTGATGTATTAAGGTTGTGCATAAGTCGTCCCTACTCTTTTTCGTCTACGTTTGTACCCTTCATGTTTCTAAAAAGTGCAacgaatgcccctccgtcactTTGACGTTAATGTCTGGAAGATTGGTAAATCTTGCGGCCTGGTTTTTTCAGGCACGGACGAGGAGGCTATTGAGGCTTGTGTAGCTCATCTTAAGGAGACTCATCCTGAGAGATATGGTGGGgggtaggttttttttttttgcagggCGAGGTTTGGTTTCGCAGTGGGGGCTCGTTTTTTAATAATTTGGTTGTTTTGGTAGTTGTTGGGTTGTGGTAGTTGCTTTCGTTTTTCGTTGTCGTTGTTCGTTTGCTTTCGTTTTTTCTTCGTGCTTTCGTTGTATCGTCCGTTGTCGAGAGGGCTTGTTTCTTGACTTTGAATAATATATcatctctttttctttcaaataaaaattaattaaattatcacTTGTTAAAATATTGATCTTACTCGCATAAAAGTAGACATTTTTTCCTTCTTACTTGCTACTACCCAATTAGTATTATTTTGTTACTTATATTATGATGATaaaaatgagtttaatggatatacaTCGTCAGTGTAAACCCACTTTACACTAAAATCCAATTGAATTCCATCTTTTATACACATCATTTtaacattttaaaataattttataattttcttcaattaaaatataaaacagaGAACATCTCAACCCTTACGCCTAGTCCCCTTCTTCTCTCCTACACCATCTCAACCAGATTGACTTCCTTTGAGAGTATGTTAATTGCTTAGATGTCCATCATACTTTTAGAGAAGCAAATGATTTTTCTGATAGCCTAGCAAAGGAAGGGGTGAATAGAGAATCCACCCTCTGGTTTTGCTGTGATGTTTGGATTAAGATGAAGATAGATAGAATTATCTGAGTTCATGTTTATTGCATTTTGATAAATAAGCATGATCTAAATAAAACTATTTTCATAAGATTACTAATTGATTGTGTAGCTCAACGGCTAAGATGTGTGTTTTGCTAGTAAAAGGTCTTGGGTTCGAATCCTCCAACCTATTTTTTCAAGTTCAGATTTTTAGTTAATGACGTGTCACGCCACGTAGGACGCTGGCGTGGCATTTAACGACGACGCCGTCCATTCTTTAACGTCAAAGTGACGGAGGGGAATTCGTTTCACTTTTTAGAAACATGAAAGGTACAAACGTAGACGAAAAAAGAGTAGGGACGAATTTTGCACAAACTTAATACATCAGGGGCATGAAATGCGTTTAAGCCAATTAAATAAGAGTTAAACATGAAATACAGAATATcacaaaaaaataatgaatgcattagaacaatgaagaaaaattaagataaaaacaatatatataaataaaagttGTATTTAACATAAATGAATATacaaaaaatatttgaataattttatacGAACATCCAATTTTCatataatagataatttatAGCGAAGTGATTGCAtcttataaataataaaagtgaataaaaaataaataatagatcttaaattaaaagtaaatgaatattcatatcTTCACATTATATAACAAATATTCATAGAGCTTTCAGTAATGAGATagaaattataaataattacaCAATTTGGGTGGTAAGTGATTTTTCATGTGTTGGGCTACGTTTGAACTTTTTTAAATGCTAGTCAAATTGGTATAGACTCAATAAGACGGATAGTTGTCATTCCACTAAGATACGAAACTCATTCATTCCAAGTTAATTTACGTTTGAACTTTTTTAAATGCTAGTCAAATTGGTATAAACTCAATAAGATGGATAATTGTCATTCCACTAAGACACGAAACTCGTTCATTCCAAGTTAATTTACTTTTTAGTCATAAATTGACGGATAAAGTGGATATCTATTTCGATTGATTGCATGATCATGAACCAATGATTTAATTTGGCATCCCTACTACGtatgtgttttatttatttattttttgaaaacgaaatgaatattattaagtAAATGCTTGAGCCAATATAACTCAAGACAAGAGCAAGGTACAATCTGAATCAGAAGAGTTCCGGAGAAAACTATGCGCAAAAAGTGCaccaaacccaccaccaaccagCAGGATGGCTACTAACGTATTCCCAAGAAggagcctcgttaaaaccttactgAGAAAAACCCATTGGGAAAAAACccaacaaggaaaaagagtaccaccaaCTTGGGAAAGTCATCCTGCAACTAGAAAGCATGATAATTAGCCCAAACAGCAGCTGAAATTCGGTTACAGTAAAAACAACAACATTTTAAGTTTTCTGTAACACATAAGCAGTAAGCAGAGACAGCATCCAGACAAAACAGCAACCAGAAACAGCATCCAgaccaacagcaacaacaacactcAGTAAAACAGACAGCAGAAGCAACAATAGCATCAGCAACGACAGCACAACAGAAATCTGCAGCAGCAGCACCAGAAAACAGCAAACTGCACCAGCAGAAAACAGCAAACAGCAACCAGTAAAACAACATCCAGCAAGCTCAAACAGAAAAAAAACAACCAACAAAAACAGCTTCCAAATTGGGCCGAAATTTTCAAAAACTCTCTCATAGCTTACGACCCTGCAAAAAACATAAAGTACTAAACAAAAGCCAAAAATGTTATGTCATCCTTGTTGCCCATCATAGTGCCAAATTGGCACCTCACGAGAGCATCCCTCCTTTGCAAGTTCATCCGCTTCCATGTTCCCCTCCCTTAATATATGAGAGACTCCGCAACACGCCACCAATGGAGATAAATAATCAATCATATTCAACTCATTAGTTAAATTCCAAGGTCTGTTTTTTGTCCCGCTCACCCAATCCACAGCAAGACTTGAGTCACTCTCAATTTCAACCGTACATACCATGAACTGCAGACAAAATAATAAGGCATACAAGATTTCCAAAACCTCCGCCTCATCCGCTCGTTTTACCTCCACCTTTCTTGAAAATTTCTCAATCACCTTCCTcgcattgttcctcaaaatcccTCCAATGCCTGCTGTTCCTGATTGGAAAGAACCATCCACATTGAATTTCAAAGTCGTCCCTTGAGGTGGTTTCCAAGGTATGACAGGCCGCACACTACCCTTGGCATGTAAATCAATTTTTATGAAACCCCTTTCAAACTGATTTGCATCATAAGGACAATCTTGCCACCAAGCTCTTATCCAAGTAAATAACAAAAATACGTGAGACTCCCAAATGGCTTCTGCATCAAAGAGTTTATCATGGAAAATCACATCATTTCGAGCCATGCATATTTCCCAGCATAATGCATAAGGAATCAAATCCCACAAAATTCTTGAAGTAGTTTTGCGTAACAGACTCCATTCAGCCAGCAAAGTCGAAACTGATTCTGAAACAGTCCATGTAATGCCCTCCCTCTGTAACACATCTGTCTAAAGCATCCAAATCCGGGGACAATGCAAAAAAAGATGAGCCGCTGTCTCTGTTGTAGACAAGCAAAAATTGCAGAACACACCATTCTCTAAGACCACCCCCCTTTGTTCTAGATTCTCCTTTGAAGCAATTCTGTTTTTATGCACCTGCCACATAAATAAAGCAACTTTTGAAGGTAAAACAGGCCTCAAGAATTGAGGGACAAACCATCCCTCCTCTGTGAACCACCGGGCTTCCACTACTACAGGCATAGACTTAACACTGTATAGTCCCATATTATCATGTTTCCAAATGAGCGAATCTGTATCCGCCCTCTCCCCCTGTTTGGGAACCAAGGTCTGAAGAAGTGCCTGCAATTCATGATACTATTGTCTCTCCCAACCCAGTAAATCACGTACAAAGGCAGTATTCCATACCCAATGAGGACCTACAACCGTGCCACACTCCCACACCAATGCCCTCTTATTCACCGCCAAAGCAAACATCCGAGGGAAAGCCTCACTAAGAGGCGCAATGCCTACCCACAGATCCAACCAGAAAAAAACACCCCTCCCCCTCCCTATCTGACAAGCTATCCCATCCCTAAAAACATTGTCCACTAGCCCACTATCACGCCAAACACCATACACATATGCTAAAGGCTTAGATAATTTTTTCACATCAGCAGGATCAACATTAAAAGATATCAGCTGGAGTGGTAAACCATATTTCGTACAAACCACCTCCCTCCATAATGCATCTCTCTCCCTACTAAACCGCCACACCCACTTCAAAAGCATCACCTTATTTTTCCATTCAAGGAAACCCACTCCTAAACCTCCAAACCGGGTACCCTTACACAAGTCTTCCCATGCTACCCACATGATTTTATTTTCACCGGAAGGGCCTCCCCATAAGAAACGACGCATAATCTTCTCTATCCGTTGGATTATCCCCTTTGGAGCTTTGTAAAGAGCCATATAGTACAATGGAATAGCATTCAGAACAGATTTGATCAATACTAGTCTCCCTCTTAAAGTCAGAAAGCGGGAACTCCATAAACCCAATTTTGCAGTCATATTTTCCAGCACCGGATTCCAGAAAGACAATCTTCTAGGATTACCACCCAATGGAGACCTAAGATAAATGAAAGGTAGTGTACCTATTTTAAAGTTCCACCAAGATGCAGCTTGTTGTACCAAAGATGGATAGACATTCACCCCATACACCGctgatttattaaaatttacttTCAAACCTGAACTGTATAAGTAAGCTTCAATTGCCATAGCCAAAGTCTGGAACTGAAGCTCatcacaatcagaaaacagcaAAGAATCATCTGCAAACTGTAAATGATTTATGCGGGACCCCGACGCCAATACCACTCCACATCGTGCGTCCCCTTCTAGTAGCTGATTAAGCATGGAAGACATCCTGTTTGCCACAATATTAAATAGTAAAGGTGAGAGAGGGTCACCCTGACGCAGTCCCTTCTGAATATTGAAGAAATCAGAAGGCGAGCCATTAACCAGGACCGCCAAAGAAGCTGTTGAAACACACACCTGCATCCAACTAATCCATTTTTCCCCAAAACCCATTTCCTGTAGAAGCTCTAGCATAAAATCCCATTCAACATTATCATAAGCTTtagcaaaatcaattttaaataatagaCCTCCTTCTGGCCTTGAAGCCATGGTGTGGACAATTTCATTAGCAATTAAAGAGCAATCTGCAATCTGGCAGCCTTCTGTGAAAGCGAATTGATTCTGACTCAACAAAACTGGCAGCATCGAACTCAGACGCACAGAAAGGACTTTTGACAGCAATTTATAAATACTTCCAATTAAGCTGATTGGCCTGTAGTCTGATATTTGCTCTTGTTGACCCCCTTTAGGAATAAGAGCTATAAAAGTAGAATTTAGACCCCTCACCAACCGTCCTGTAAGGAAAAAATCATTGAAGAAACATAGCAAATCATCTTTAATTAAATTCcagaattttttgaaaaaatccaTGCTGAAACTATATGGTCTCGGAGCTCTATTTCCATCAAAATTTTTCACCACATCCCATATTTCCTCCACTATAAAATCTGCTTCCAAAAAGTGCTTTTGTGCATCCGACACTTTGTTTAATTTTATGCTTGTGAACCACGGCCTAGGACCCCCATCCTTgtggaaaaaattaataaagtgAGCTCGCATAGCTTCTTTTATCTCATCTGGGGTAGTTAACAGACGCCCACCATACCTTAGCTGCGTGATGGTTTTCTTTACTGTACGGGCCTTACACACACGGTGGAAATATTTAGTGTTTCTATCCCCCTCCTTCAACCACCTCACCCTAGACTTTTGTAACCATATTCTTTCCTCCTCACGATATGCCCGC is a window of Lotus japonicus ecotype B-129 chromosome 5, LjGifu_v1.2 DNA encoding:
- the LOC130719519 gene encoding uncharacterized protein LOC130719519, with product MISCDGREGSSGHQRVGASYRRYLSDGHSVGLVNDSRRFIKGFSAKAAELLKNNKSWEWTKRCQNAFEELKAAVTQEPVLVLPDFEKVLEVHTDASDLSIGGVLMQEGHPIAFESRKLNDTERGYRVQDKEMTAIERAVFGTICTVAGKAGVKLFTSSGYEPYLASKANPFTSEILPNSNYKERKGDLMVIAQGIERSQETTNVECKENTQEVGKTHEIRDGRLVRGLNSTFIALIPKGGQQEQISDYRPISLIGSIYKLLSKVLSVRLSSMLPVLLSQNQFAFTEGCQIADCSLIANEIVHTMASRPEGGLLFKIDFAKAYDNVEWDFMLELLQEMGFGEKWISWMQVCVSTASLAVLVNGSPSDFFNIQKGLRQGDPLSPLLFNIVANRMSSMLNQLLEGDARCGVVLASGSRINHLQFADDSLLFSDCDELQFQTLAMAIEAYLYSSGLKVNFNKSAVYGVNVYPSLVQQAASWWNFKIGTLPFIYLRSPLGGNPRRLSFWNPVLENMTAKLGLWSSRFLTLRGRLVLIKSVLNAIPLYYMALYKAPKGIIQRIEKIMRRFLWGGPSGENKIMWVAWEDLCKGTRFGGLGVGFLEWKNKVMLLKWVWRFSRERDALWREVVCTKYGLPLQLISFNVDPADVKKLSKPLAYVYGVWRDSGLVDNVFRDGIACQIGRGRGVFFWLDLWVGIAPLSEAFPRMFALAVNKRALVWECGTVVGPHWGERADTDSLIWKHDNMGLYSVKSMPVVVEARWFTEEGWFVPQFLRPVLPSKVALFMWQTDVLQREGITWTVSESVSTLLAEWSLLRKTTSRILWDLIPYALCWEICMARNDVIFHDKLFDAEAIWESHVFLLFTWIRAWWQDCPYDANQFERGFIKIDLHAKGSVRPVIPWKPPQGTTLKFNVDGSFQSGTAGIGGILRNNARKVIEKFSRKVEVKRADEAEVLEILYALLFCLQFMVCTVEIESDSSLAVDWVSGTKNRPWNLTNELNMIDYLSPLVACCGVSHILREGNMEADELAKEGCSREVPIWHYDGLLFSGAAAADFCCAVVADAIVASAKT